TGAAATGGGAAGGGAGGTGTTTGCCTCATCCTCACCGCCACTAAAACCCTCTTCACCTCTGGGGTTACTTCTCTACCAGAGAGGAAGGATCTGTACCTTATCAATTGTCTACAGATTTCTACAAATTCTACACATTTTCTACAATTTCTACAAATTCACAGACTCTGGGACCTACTCAGGAATAAATCATGCCCAACAAATCATGCCCCATCCCCTGAGAGCAGTGCTGTCTGATAGAACTTTCCGTGGCGATGGAGATGTTCTACGTCCGTGTTGTCCAGTATAGGAACCACTCACCACATGTGGCTCtggagcacttaaaatgtggctcgTGGGACCAAAGAAGTGGAGTTTTacacgtgttttatttatttatttatttttttaatgtttatttttgagagagagagagggtgtgagagaGAGCACCCGCACGCATTCGCacgccagagagaaagagagagagagcaggggagggacacacagaatctgaagcaggctccgggctctgagctgtcagcacagagcccgacgcggggctcaaactcatgaaccgtaagatcatgtcctgagccgaagttggacacttaactgactgagccacccaggggtccctttACAAGTGTTTTAAGATAAATGTAGTTATACAGAAAAGTTCTAGATAGTACAGAATTGTCATATTCCCTTCTCCCAGCTTCTCCTAAATGCGAACGTCTTACATAACTGTGGTACATtgatcaaaactaagaaattcaCATAAGTGCAGGCTTCATTTGaattttcaccagtttttccactaatgtcctttatCAGGATCCCCTCCAAGACTGCACCCAACCCTCATGTCTCCTTGGTCCCCAGGTGgaggtttctctgtctccccttgaTTTTCCTGACACTGACAGCTTTGAAGGGTTGTGGTCAGgggttttgtagaatgtcccttgACTCGGGTTTGCCTGGTGTTTTCTCGCGAAGGGGTGGGTGTGGATCTGGGGGAAGAGTCCCACAGAGATGACGAGCCACCCTCCCCACCACGGCAGATCAGGGGTGCCTGACATCCACTGGCTGCTCTGTTTGCCTCACGCAGGGGTGCTGTCTGTTGCTTTCTCCCTCGTGTGTGGCTGTCTTGCCCTCCTGTGCTCAGTGCTTTAGAAGCAAATCACAGATCCAGCCTGCATCAGAAGGAGGGAAGTTCCCCTCCACCTCCTGGAAGGGAAATATCAAAGAATTTGCAGACCTATGTTAAAACTGCCAAATGActagtaaatatttgtgggaagATACTTTGTCGTGAAGCAAATTTCCTGTTTCTTCGCAGTTCACCCATTAATTTTAGCCTTCATCTGtagatcttgcccacagcaattaTGACTGaggtataattctttttttttttttaagattatatttttaagtaatctctacactcaatgtggggctcaaacctacaatcccgagatcaagagctgcgtgccctactgactgagccagcccggcgcCCCACAACTGAGGTGttctaatggtgattttctatttccctcattccttctaTGTTTATTAATTAGAATTCTGTAAGGAACATTTGTCCCttttcctccatttatttgtatcactGCAGACTagtggatatttattttactctttggaAGGACACGTGGTCATCTTTTTTGCCTGATTTCCCAGCTTGGGGGTAATTTTTCTAACAATAGTAAATGTGTTCTGATATAGGacagtcaaaaagaatgacacACGAGCACCACGGTGGATATTTTGGGAAAGGCTGACCAAAACACTGTCATTGGTCATTGGAGGCTACGATGTGTGTAGCCTCAGAGCCCCGGGAGGTGCTGAAGTAGAAATACCCACAAGAGTAAGAAAGAGAATTCCCGGGTGAGTTGCAGCTCTCGGAGCCCCATAacatcaccacccccccccacccgccccataTGAGAACGTGGGCAAATCAGAGGATCTCTTTGGGCCTCATCTTCccccaaataaaatgaatacgAAGGTGTTTTTCAACTCAGGATCTGTGGTTCTCAGGCTCCAGCGTGTATATGAATCACGGGGAGGTTTTGTTAAAACCCGGATCACTGACTACCCCTCCAAAGCGTCTGATTCAGTAGGTGTGAGGTGGGACCCGCGCATGCGCATTTCCAACACGCCCTCAGGTGATGCCCATGCTGCTGGCCCGGAGGCCGTGCGTTGAGAGCCATTAGTCCAAATGATCTCAAAGAACCATTAACGACTTTGGACTCAACATTCATTCCAATGAGAAAATCTTTGGCCCTGGCTACGTAGAAGTCATGGAGGCAATGATGGAACAGGACTTCACAGGAGCAGAGGCACTGGAAATCCAGTTTGGAACCGTGCAGGAGACACTTGAATGATTGCTCTGTACCGGACACGCCATTAAGTGCTCCTAAGACCCAGTCACTGCCCAGAGAGGGACAAAGGTTGGGCAAAGTGGTGAAGGGCAAGCGTGAGTCTGCCTTAACAGCTAGTGTGGCCACTTAACAGCtagtgtggccttgggcaagtcactaaatgactccttgcctcagtttcccccacctATAAAAAGAGGACAATAACAGTACTTACATGGCCTGGCATAAAGaaaatcctcaataaatggtTGTCGCTGCTAGAATTACTCTTATTTGCTACTGAGCCTGTCCCATGGGGAGAAATGGTATCTGTTTCCACAGCATGCCCCACGCTCCCTCAGCCACAACACCACCCAGCCTGGATTCCCAGCCACTGATTTTAACCCCctcacaaaatccaaaacagatCATGAGAAAAactcaatataatttattaaatagttCCTGAGGAGCACTAACACTCTCAATACAATAAAAACCAATAAATTAACACAGGTATCGCCTTCTGCCTTCGCAAAGGCATAATGAAGATAAGATTTAAGTCTGCCGaggaaaaacattctataaaTGCCAAGATGGAGAACAACGTCATAACCTGACATCTCTTCAAGTTAACTCACACATTTATACCTCAGTCCTCCCGGGACTAGCCCATCTGGGGACTCACTGAAATTATTCATTGGAATAATTTACAGCAGAGCAGTCACCCTTAGCCTGCCAGTTACGTTTTCTCAAGGCTTCAGACATTTCCACCATTCCAAAAGGAATAGGTTCAGCCAGATGGCCTTGAATGGCCTACTGGGGTCCAGAATTCAATGATTGAAGCACATGTTCCAGGCACGCTGAGAACTGTTGTAAAACGGCCAAGATGAAGTTTTTACGTTCAAAGTTGTCTGCAGGCATAGAAACCTCTGCTTCTGGCTCACGTTGAAATTTGAGTTTGTCCAGCTGTTCTATGATTTTATCGATAGTATTCTTATCTGACAATGGTCTGATCGCCCTGAAATAAGGCAGGATGGCGGAACCATTGATGTGCGGCAGTTGGGAGTCAGAGCTGAGACACGGTAGCGAGGAATGGTTAGATTCTGGCAACCCCATCTCCTTCTTCAGCTGTGGGACGAGGAGGAGACATGGGTGAACATTACATCCGCAGTAACGGCTAGAAGTCAAAGTGCTTACGTCCGAACGCTCCCTCTGTGATGGGCTGGGTGGGCACGTCCCCCTTGCCATCCCATGTAATCGGTGCCACCACCGTGTGAGGCTGTGGTCACCACTGTTGCCTTTCCCAGAAGAAACTAAAGGTCAGTTGGTTCGCAGAGCTGGCCCAAGATCAAGGGGCGGACACAGGATTCTAACCCATGTCAGCAGCAATTCTGAGGCCTCTACCGATAACCACTGCTCCATTCTGCCTCCCCTGCTCCATGCGACCAAGGCCTCCACACACCTCCCCAGGAATCTTCTCTTAGCTGCTCTGGGGCTCAGAGACGGGGAATAGGAAAGCATCTGGGTTTCCATCCTGCTTCTTGCTCTTTGTGACTCTGTATTAAAGCCAGTGTATCCCCAGCTCATCAGGGGGATGTGTGCACGTCTGGAAAGGCCTCCAAGATGCCAGGGAGAGTTTTTCCAAACATACTGACCACACCCTCTGACTCCAGACCACACCCTCTCCTGTCCCTCTTCCCAAGGACTAAGAGATTTGGGGTTCAACTGAAATGCTAACGGCATCTCAGCAGCCTGAACTGCAGAGTCACCTTGGCTGTAACAACCTCTGTTTCTGTGCCCGTTAAAGCCAAGGCTAAGGTTTGAATGTCagggggtggaagggaagggCTAGGCCAATTTTGTGAGTTGTTTCcgggttttggtttttatttgttcgttTAATCAAAGCTGCCCAAGAGGTTCTATCTTGAAGACAACTCTGAGAAAATGGAAGAGTATTTACATTTATTCAACCTCATACTTTCCTCCCAATGGGGTCGGAGTCAGCAGAGCCTCTAATTTGTTCACTGCCCTTCTCTGCGGTAAGAGAGACTCTCTGTGCCCCAAGAGGATTTTAATATCCTGAATTCACTGAGACATCATTTACAGCTGAGGTTGACCTTTGCAGGCAACTAAATGGTCAGGCAAGATGGCCCGTCCCTAGGGTTGTGCTACAGGCAGGAAAATCCATGTAACATTACCGCGAACTAGATATGTTAAGAATGAACAGACTTACCAAAGCAGATCCTATAGTATGTGAGAAGTCATTGAACTTCAGACTGTCTGGGCTAACCTCTGCCTCCGACCCTCATGAAAATTCCATTGTATCCTGTCTAGTTGTTCCCATCTCTTCCTGGTGTATCCGCAGCCCTAGCTTGGGGGCTAAAAATAGTAGGCCTCTTCTAGGGGCAAATGGAaggcattttaaagaaatggccTGGAGAAGAAATCTGTAAGGGCACTTACGTAGTCTTGCAAAAGTCCCTTAGACATGGGCCGTAATTCCAAGATTATTTTTCGGACGTCACTTGGTTGTAGTCGATGGGTGGGTGCCATATGGGAGGGCAGCAAGGTTTCCATGCAGCAGAGCAGAAACAGGGCAAACCTGGTGggtcctggagaaaaaaaatgatgctgtgGGCCACGTGGCCAGacgccccctgcccaccccagttGCAACCACCGAAGCCGTTGTTGAGCAACCACTGGCCAAGCCCCTCCAGAGTCTTCTCTATCCAACGGGACAAGACCACACTCATGAAACAGGCATCAGGGCACAGTAGTACCTGCATGGGAGAGCATGGCGAGAGAGCACACAGGGCCTGCTCCGGCAACAGCTTCTAGAGCTAGATGTGCTCGCCATGGCCTCTGGGAGATATATAAAGGGCCAGTTGTGAGGGAAAAGAGCAATCAACGTCCCGCCCATGGCAAAATCATTGCTCAGCTTTTCTCCAGAAAACACTTTCAATATTCTGCCCCACGAGGCTGGGTGAAAGCGGGACTGGAAGGAAATGCTGAGGTTACCCTCAAGGTGGGCAGATGCCTGACTcagtacagacacacacaggaaagCACACACATCTTTGCCATTTCTTCTGGGAAAAAGCTTGTCGATTTGACTAGAAGAAATTTTGAAGCCCAGATTTGACAGGCCTAACTCCCCAGGAACAGATGATTTACAGGAGCTGAGGGTCAGTGCCCCACAGGGAATTTCTGGGGAGGGTCACAGTGAGTATGCGTAGGCGTCAGGCTGGCATGAGGTTTCTCAAAATGTATTACCTTTGGAAATTTCTGAAGTATGCCCATGCCAGTGTGCGGGGATGGCCCCGATAACCACAGTGAATATGGTGAGTCAAAGGCCTCATCTCCGTTCTGCTTGGCCTTGAACATCATTGGATTCTCAACCGTGTCTTTGCAATGACAAGGCCTAGAACCAGAGTCTGTGCTCCAGAGTTATTTGTCCAAGGTGCttattcatattttgaataaTAGACTCTTCTAGGGTCTTAGGAATGGTGGCAAAGAAGTTAAACAAGGTCCCTGCCCTGATAGCTGGTATTCTGATGGGCAACGGGCAGACAGTAGACACATTATCAAACAAGAAAGTGTAAGGTAAtaagaactataaaaataaaacaaggtgatgggagaaggagagagtggtAGGTGAGATACTCTAAGTGACGAGGAATAGTTTCTCTGAGGAGGTGTCCCTGTGGGAAGATCTGGGGAAAGATCTCTACACCTTTACACGTGTAGAGGACACTAGTGTAAAAATCCTCAGGCAAAAGTGAGCTTGGTGTGGCCAAGAATGGGAAATGGGTCATGGGAGCTGGAGTGAAGCAAAAGAAGGGGAGGGTAGTAGGgtagagaggtggacagaggccAGGACACAGAAGGCCTTCTGAGGCCATGATAAAGAACTTGGATTTTATCCCAAGTGGGACAAGGTACTGCTGGACGGCTGTAGGGAGGCGAGTAGGGAGGTGAGTATAGGCTCTGGTGTACTTTAAGAAGGAagaatagggcacctgggtggctcagtcggttaagaagaATGAGAGAGGCCCCTGAGTAGAGAATGGATTGTGTAAACCCAAGATGGAATAGAGGGGCCAGTTAGGAGGCTCCGTGGCTGTCTAGATAGAGGTAATGGTGGCTTggacagggtagagaggacagaAATGGAGTCCACAGAACTGACTGATGGCCTTATGTGGAGGTAAATCCTAGAGAGGAATCAGGGATGAATCCTGGGATTTTGGTGAAGTAACTGAGTAGTTGATCTGCACTGAGGGAAAAGGAGCCTGGagaggagaaatcaagagtctcatcgGGAATGAGTTAAGTTCAAGATGCCCACTGGGCATTCGATGTCAAGTTAGCAACTGGATAGGAGTCAAGAGCACAGGAAGGAAGCCAGACCAGAGCCATCCACAGAATCCAACATGCACAACAGAAAAGAGTCAGAAACCCCCTTCCTCCACCCTTAATCCCTAGTTCCCCTCCAGTCCCTGTTGTCTCTTTCCTCTTATCCAAGTTTCCTAACAGAATGGTCTACGTGCACATTTACCTCACTTCCCCAAATGCCACAGTATGGTTTTTACCCTAACAATTTATTCAAGATCCTCTAGCAAAGTCCATGGTAGGCAGAATTTTGCCCATGTGACTTTCACCCTCTCGTATTTACTCCcataattatattacattacagGGACTTTGCAAATGGAATTAATTACTAATGGTTACTAATCCGCTGACCTGAAGAAAGGTTGGTTACCAGGTGGGTCCAATGTAGTTCCACGaacccttaaaaataaagaaggcagaGAGACTCAAAGCATGAGAAAGACTCAACCACTATTGGCTGGCTTGAAGAGGGAGGGCGCTAGGTGGAAAGCATGAGGAGAAAACAAATTTGGCCTACAATCAGTGAGTTTGGAGGAGGACCCTGGgtcccagttgagaaccacagCCCCAGCTGCTACTCTGACTTTGGCCTGGTAACACTCTGAGCAGAGAATCCAGTTTCTCCATGCTGGAcctctgacctacagaaactgtaGGAAGTAACTTCATAGATTTATATTGTTGGCTTTATGgcatttgttatggcagcaactGAGGACCAATACAGTCTTCAGTGGCCTCTTGTTGCCAACCTTACTGGCTTCCTCTCAGCCTTCATTTTACTTGACCCCTCCATGACACGCTGTAATGCCAACCACTTCCTCTTTCTTGAAaacctctttttcctctttactcTATAATACTATGATCCTGATACCTTGCGGCCCTCTGACCATGCCTTCTTAGGCCAAATCATCTTCCTTCTTGATCTCTTAATGGGCATGTCTCCGAGGGCCCCATCGTCAATCCATGCTCCTCAAACCTTAacgtctctctctttcaaactccAGATCTAAATGTTCGGTTGCCTAATGGGCATCTCCAGTGGAATGTCCTGCCCTCGATATGTCCAAAACCAAGCATATGAGTCAAAGTAAGAGTAATTGTGGAGACGAATGGGTATGGATAGAGTGGAGAAATTTGTAGGAGGCAAAGTTCTCAGGAGATGGTGGTTGAGTGGACATGGGGATAGTGGAGAAGGAGGAGTTGAGAACTGCTTCTGGGTTGGTGGTTTGGGTAACTGGACAGATTGTGGTGCTGCAAGCAGAGGGGATCACAGGGCTCAGGTGAGTGAAGAATTCAGTTTTGACACGGTGAGTTGGAAGTGTCATGGAACTCTCAGGTAAAGATGGACAGTGAGCCTTTGGACATTCGGATTTGGAGCTTGAAGGAAGGAACTGGAGTCATGGGTGCCATGTCTGTATATTGGGCCATCTTTGGGTGCCATCTGTATGTTGTAATTGAGAAAACCGTAATCCTACAAGAGATGACCAACAAGAGACATGTAAGGTAAGTGTGGAGTCCAGGGGTCCACGTCTATTaacagaagagggagagggagatgacaGTCTACAACACTGAGAAGACACtcttgggagggagagaaatgtaCTAGGAAAACACGCCATGGACCAAGATGAAAAGTGGCTTTCAAGGAGGAGGATACAATTAGCACCATCATAAGCCATGGAGAGGTCAAATAAGATAAAGACTGAAGGGATTCACTAGGTGTGGCAACATAAGGTCACTGGGAACTTTGCTTGGGGAGTTTGAATAAGTTGTTAGGGCAGGAGCCATATTGTGGCAGTTTGGGAAGTGAGGTAAAAGGGCCCTCCGACCAGTCTGTCCAGAAGACTGggtcagaggaggaaagagacagcaggggctggagggggactTGGGGTGGACGAGGGTTCCCAACTGTTTCTTCTGTTGTGCAGCTCTATGGGCCACCCAGAACTGATCTCGTCCCTGTGCTCTCGACTCCTATCCAGCTGCTGACTTGACATGGGATAGATGTCAATGGGCATCTTGAACTTAACTCATTTGAGACGGGACTCTTGATTACTCCTCTAGAGACTTCTTTTCCCTCACTGCAGATCAACCACCTAGTTGCCTCATTAAAATCCCaggagtcggggcgcctgggtggctcagtcggttgggcgaccgacttcggctcaggtcatgatctcacagtccgtgagttcgagccccgcatcgggctctgtgctgacagctcggagcctggagcctgtttcagattctgtgtctccctctctctctgaccctcccctgttcatgctctgtctctctatgtctcaaaaataaataaatgtcaaataaaaaaaaattttttttttaaaatcccaggAGTCATCCCCAATTCATCTTTCTGATTTGCTTATATCACTCATGGATATTTATCTTATTCTTTAAAAGGACATGTGGCTCTTATTTTGTCTTATAGCCCAGTTTTGGAgaatttttctaataaaagtaaagtgtgggcatctgggtggctcagttggttgagcatctgactcttgatttcgggtcaggtcatgatctcatcatggtgagatctagccccaagccaggctccacactgagtgtggattaagattctctctctctctctctccccctcacccctcccccacttgtacatactctctctctctctaataataataataatagtaaaggTGTTCTGATACAGTAAAGGTGTTTGACACACAGTCAAAAAGGATGAAAGATGTCTACCACAGTGGGTGTTTTCGGAAGGATCCCATCAATAAATTGGACTtcgtcaaaattaaaaatgtttggtcTTCTAAAGACACTGTTTAGAAAAGACAAGTCTAGACTGGGAGAAATAGATTTGCAAACCACAAATctgacaaaatatataaagaacactcaaACTCAATTTTATTAGGATTAGGcaatagtttctttaaaattacgccaaaagcacaagcaacataagaaaaaatagataaatgacaCTTCACTGAAATGAAAGACTTTTGTggatcaaaggacactatcaaggggcgcctgggtggcgcagtcggttaagcgtccgacttcagccaggtcacgatctcgcggtccgtgagttcgagccccgcgtcaggctctgggctgatggctcagagcctggagcctgtttccgattctgtgtctccctctctctctgcccctcccccgttcatgctctgtctctctctgtcccaaaaataaattaaaaatgttgaaaaaaaaaaattaaaaaaaaaaaaaaaaaaaaacaaaggacactatcaagaaattgaaaagacaaccatggaatgggagaaaatatttggaaattgtaTGTAAAACaaggggctaatatccagaatatattaaaaaaaaacttttaaaaatcaacaataaaaagacaaaaaatcgTTTTAAATGACTAAAGAATttgaaagacatttctccaaagaagatacacaaatggccaaaaagcacatgaaaagatgctccatttCATTAGCCAGGCATTAGGgacatgcaaataaaaaccacaacgagatacatCACATCAACTAAGATgtctattataaaaacaaaacaaagcagtaaAATAATAGGTGTTAGTGAAGATATTAAAAAACCGGAATCTTCATATATTGCTGATGGGGAGGTGACATAGCAGAGCTTCTGTGTAAAACAGTTTCTTCAAACTGTTAAACATACAGtgaccatatgattcagcaatttcattcctaggtatcgacccaagaggaatgaaaacatgtTGCCATAAAAACATGTACAGGAATGTTTCAGAATTTTTCATAAGagctaaaaagtgaaaacaaacgtccctcagtgggtgaatggatacgCAAAATGTAGTCCATTCatgcaatgcaatattattcagccatagaaaggaaTAAGGCAcagacacctgctacaacatgggtgaaccttgaaaacatgatgctgagccaaagaagccagacacaaaatggcaaatattgtatgattccatttaatatgaaatatttaggagaagcaaatccatggagacagaagcCTATTAATGATTGCTAGGGGATGGACGGAAGGGGGAATGGGGATTGACTGCCtatgggtatggggtttccttttggggtgagaaaaaagttgaaaattagGTAACAGTGATAGTTGCACACTTTAAACAGGTGGATTTGGGGGTTCGTAAATTATAGCTCAGTAAAGATGTTGCATTTCCAAATTATAGGAACCAAATCATCCCATTTGTTTCTCAAACGTGTGCCCGGGAGCCCTTACTGTTTGGGTAGCAGTAGGCTAGATGCTGGATACTTAGGATGGAGAGATGATGTGCGAGCTTGCTTCCGTCTATAATGGGGTCTTGGTGCTAAAACGGTTATATATGTAGACAGTGATTTAAAACCCCGGACTCAGGGGTTAAAGCGATCCACATTGGAGTCCACTGGTTTATGTTGAGACTGTTTGACCTTGGGCTCGTTTCTCTTTCCTAGATCTGTCACATGGGAACGATAATCAGCACTTTTCTCAGGTGGGAAGCGCCTGCTAGGAGCTACAGCAGTTATGGCCCCTGGTGGTGGTGGGAAGTGTACTATTGTCCCATTTCGCAGCTGCGGGCGCAAAAGGGTCAGAATCAAAAACCCAGGTCGTCCCCGCCTGAGTCAGGGTCTCGGTTTCCCGGCCGGCAGGGAAAAGTCCGCAGACCCCGGCTGGTCTTGGGTTCACCTGGAGCGCCTGCGTGCCGCGCGCCCCCGCCGGGAGGATCGCGCGCCCGGCCCCGGTGAGCGCGCACGCGTGTCCCGGCGGTTGCCTAGCAACCGGCCAGGCGAGGCGGCCGCGCGGGCATGGAGACGCCCGGCGGGACCGTGAGCGCCGCGGTCCGGGAGCACCTGAGGCAGTTGTGTCTTCGCGACTTCCCGTGCGGCACCGGCAGCTGGGTGCGGGCGCCGGCGGGGGCGGCCGGAGGAGGGACGCGGGGATCTGCGGCGCCGAGGGGCCCGGGCCGCCGGCACAGGCTTTGGCGGATCCGGAGAAGCCTGAGGGGAGGTTTGGATCTGGGCGTTTAGGGAGCGtcctgagctggggtgggggctgggacgCCGCAGGGGCCGACGGGagagcttcccccccccccccgcctccccccgcgGGCCTGACCCGCAGAGGAGGGCGGGACCCCGCCTAGACCTGAACCCGGCGGGCTGACcggaggggggggtggggtagggctTCTCCGTTAGAAACCCCAGGCTCCCTTTGAGGTGGAAAGTTTTTGCCTGGGCCAAGAGCTTCTCAAccctcaggtgccccagggcGCAGAAGGCGTGGTCCTGAGCAGGCCCGGTTCTGCTGCCTCCAGAGGCCGGTGGGTCTGGGGGAGAAgcggctccctccctcctctcctggctcctTGTCTCTGAGGCCGGAAACACTTCCCTTCTAAAGTTTCTCCCTGGGGTGCAAGTCGTGGCTCTTGCGGGCCGGAGCGGGTGCGTCTgcccgcaccccacccccatcagctaGTGCTCCTGGTGGGGATGAGGAGCAGGCCATTGAGAACCTGCAGCCCCCAGGATGTGCCCTGGAATATCTTGAGGGTCTGGAATGTTCCCCTCCTGCTTGCTGGAAAGCTGAGGCCCGCCACACTGGTAGGGGCTAAGGGGAGGTCTGTGTGCCCAttttcagagaggagaaaaccaaggcacCAATCAAGGAACTAATGGATTTGTTTGTCTCCTCAACAAACACTGTTGAGTGTCTACTGTGCAAGGCGCTGTTGGGTTTCACCGATGTCTCCAGGAGTTCTCctgggggaagggctgggagaAAGTCAGCTCTGGGACCCGACCTTTCCCCGTCCGCTGTGGCCTCTAAATTCTGAATTCACCTTTTCAGCCACGGTACTTCTTCCTCGAAAGCCATTCCTTGGTTAATACATCCCCCAGATTGTCTTTTGCGCCTCTAGCTTTTAGTACATAAATCCTTCTTAACCGTTAGGTTGCTTTCACCTGCTTCTTCAGGGTTCCCAGCTCGAGTAAATTCCTAAAGGCAGGAATGCAGTTCTTTGTAGTTCTATCCATGGCTGATGATCAGTCGGAGGTATTGATTACTCACTGCTTAAACTTCTAAACTCTTGATCCCTGATGGTCCTATCTTACCATCTACTCTTTTTGGGGAGTCTCGAATCCTTGAGAGGGCTGAGTCACGAGTAGCGAACTTCTCCACCTCCACCGCTGCAGAATAAGTCACGTTTTCTTCCTCGAACTTGGCGAACATGGAGGGAGCTGATCCCCAGAGACGAGGAGGCCGTGAGCCCTGGGGAGGAGACGGTGGAGGCCCTGTTG
This DNA window, taken from Neofelis nebulosa isolate mNeoNeb1 chromosome 11, mNeoNeb1.pri, whole genome shotgun sequence, encodes the following:
- the IL31 gene encoding interleukin-31, producing MLSHAGPTRFALFLLCCMETLLPSHMAPTHRLQPSDVRKIILELRPMSKGLLQDYLKKEMGLPESNHSSLPCLSSDSQLPHINGSAILPYFRAIRPLSDKNTIDKIIEQLDKLKFQREPEAEVSMPADNFERKNFILAVLQQFSACLEHVLQSLNSGPQ